Proteins encoded by one window of Haloarcula pelagica:
- a CDS encoding succinylglutamate desuccinylase/aspartoacylase family protein, which yields MSSHHDTPRPFRYDAEVDPGETRHLQYEVGETYLGRPVEIPVTIINGEHAGPRLCLSAALHGDEVNGVKVLQEVADRYEPADLHGTIVCLHVVNVPGYIAQQRYLPIYDQDLNRSFPGSESGSTASRMARIIWDRFVSKCDIGLDFHTSTRNRMTVFHGRADMDDAGIQRLVDAAGIPLVISGAGSSGMLRRVATERGTPIVTVEMGEANRFQPMLIDLGVQAVENVLAAYEMHPEAEPSRPELQKVLTSEDQKKWIRADHGGLVEMKWGPLPIVDEGETICVVSDHFRTEEHVVEAPFDGFLAGILANPRVLPGHPLVHLVEIDDEDRELVRAAYEDVGFARHGTFHWMGKMGEQLAEPLLRDRPGE from the coding sequence ATGAGTTCCCACCACGACACCCCACGTCCGTTCCGCTACGACGCGGAGGTCGATCCCGGCGAGACCAGACACCTCCAGTACGAGGTCGGCGAGACGTATCTCGGCCGCCCGGTCGAGATCCCGGTGACGATCATCAACGGCGAGCACGCCGGCCCCCGCCTGTGCCTGAGTGCTGCCCTTCACGGGGACGAGGTCAACGGCGTGAAAGTACTCCAGGAGGTCGCCGACCGCTACGAGCCGGCCGATCTCCACGGTACAATCGTCTGCTTGCACGTCGTGAACGTCCCGGGCTACATCGCCCAGCAGCGCTACCTCCCCATCTACGATCAGGACCTCAACCGGTCGTTCCCGGGGAGCGAGAGCGGGTCGACCGCGTCTCGGATGGCGCGGATCATCTGGGATCGTTTCGTCAGCAAGTGCGACATCGGCCTGGACTTCCACACGTCGACACGCAACCGGATGACCGTCTTCCACGGGCGCGCCGACATGGACGACGCGGGCATCCAGCGACTCGTCGACGCCGCGGGGATCCCGCTCGTCATCTCGGGCGCCGGGAGCTCCGGGATGCTCCGTCGGGTCGCGACAGAACGGGGCACACCCATCGTCACCGTGGAGATGGGCGAGGCTAACCGCTTCCAGCCGATGCTCATCGACCTCGGGGTCCAGGCCGTCGAGAACGTCCTGGCGGCCTACGAGATGCACCCCGAGGCCGAGCCCAGCCGGCCGGAGTTACAGAAGGTCCTCACCAGCGAGGACCAGAAGAAGTGGATTCGGGCCGACCACGGCGGCCTCGTCGAGATGAAGTGGGGTCCCCTCCCCATCGTCGACGAGGGCGAGACGATCTGCGTCGTCTCCGATCACTTCAGAACGGAGGAACACGTCGTCGAGGCGCCGTTCGACGGGTTCCTCGCGGGCATCCTGGCGAACCCGCGCGTCCTGCCGGGGCACCCGCTCGTCCACCTGGTCGAGATCGACGACGAGGACCGCGAACTCGTCCGGGCGGCCTACGAGGATGTCGGGTTCGCCAGGCACGGCACCTTCCACTGGATGGGGAAGATGGGCGAGCAGCTGGCCGAACCGCTCTTGAGGGACCGCCCCGGGGAGTGA
- a CDS encoding ester cyclase has protein sequence MSDGTERPSVAIACQGGGSHTAFTAGVLDRLLSEERLEYDIVGLSGTSGGAICAFAAWFGLASEDRETARRLLATIWDDLEAEGLFDALVNAIGVATVRAHGLGLPLPNVSPYATPGSDWGRKVLRETLEDAIDPAELAAVRERSEPVPPRLEIGAVDVQRGSFKSFTEREVSHDAVLASAAVPNLFQAAPVSQPDGTTRWYWDGLFSQNPPLGNLFRDSPSRLDRADELWIVQINPQREESIPTDLDGIADRRNELGGNLSVNQELRFLRLLNEWHARGALQEVYRPVEVKTINLEESVASPDRPFDYATKLDRAPRFLERLREHGREQAARFLATERDRRRVRASVETGWARKREFDLEAWTVPEFEAHLPASLARLDSSLRGESEQRPGGLDIEAIVEFGTRFREAIPDLQFHVDELVAEPDGVATRWTASGTHTEPLLDIEPTGRTVTLSGMRMDTLRNGRLAETWLLTEQWSLLRQLRDTEAATPVPTMGRITATPVVTQLSAPAENEELARAVAGSVWTEGDRAVLDRVLDPDAVLYLDATADLVGHDAFWAFVSRYRDAFPDLRVTIEDIVSEGDKIAVRQRLRGTHEGPIFGVGATGSQVDVGRMVLHHIDDGRIVETGIVEDTLGLLRQLGVRDEVVEPSDTPQ, from the coding sequence ATGAGCGACGGAACCGAACGGCCGTCGGTCGCGATCGCTTGTCAGGGGGGCGGCAGCCACACCGCGTTCACCGCGGGCGTGCTCGACCGCCTGCTCTCGGAGGAGCGCCTGGAGTACGACATCGTCGGGCTCAGCGGTACGTCCGGCGGCGCAATCTGTGCCTTCGCCGCCTGGTTCGGTCTGGCGAGCGAGGACCGCGAGACGGCACGACGGCTACTGGCAACGATCTGGGACGATCTCGAAGCCGAGGGACTGTTCGACGCGTTGGTGAACGCCATCGGCGTCGCGACGGTCCGTGCACACGGCCTCGGTCTGCCCTTGCCGAACGTGAGTCCGTACGCCACCCCCGGGTCGGACTGGGGACGGAAGGTCCTCCGCGAGACGCTGGAAGACGCGATCGATCCGGCCGAGCTCGCCGCAGTGAGAGAGCGGTCGGAACCAGTTCCGCCCCGACTCGAAATCGGGGCCGTGGATGTCCAGCGCGGATCGTTCAAGAGTTTCACCGAGCGTGAGGTGAGCCACGACGCCGTCCTGGCCTCGGCCGCGGTGCCGAACCTCTTCCAGGCCGCGCCGGTGAGCCAGCCCGACGGGACGACCCGCTGGTACTGGGACGGCTTGTTCTCACAGAACCCGCCGCTGGGGAACCTCTTTCGTGACTCGCCGAGCCGGCTCGACCGTGCCGACGAGCTGTGGATCGTCCAGATCAACCCCCAGCGTGAGGAGTCGATCCCGACCGACCTCGACGGGATCGCCGACCGGCGAAACGAACTCGGCGGGAACCTCTCGGTGAACCAAGAACTCCGATTCCTCCGATTGCTCAACGAGTGGCACGCCAGGGGTGCACTCCAGGAGGTCTACCGGCCGGTCGAAGTGAAGACGATCAACCTGGAGGAGTCCGTCGCCTCGCCGGACCGACCGTTCGACTACGCGACCAAGCTCGACCGGGCGCCACGGTTCCTCGAACGGCTCCGGGAGCACGGCCGCGAGCAGGCCGCCCGGTTTCTCGCGACCGAACGGGACCGGCGGCGGGTTCGCGCGTCCGTAGAGACGGGATGGGCGAGGAAGCGTGAGTTCGACCTCGAAGCGTGGACTGTCCCGGAGTTCGAGGCGCACTTGCCCGCCAGCCTGGCGCGACTCGACAGCTCTCTCCGGGGGGAGTCGGAACAGAGACCGGGCGGGCTGGACATCGAAGCGATCGTCGAGTTCGGCACCCGGTTTCGGGAAGCGATCCCCGACCTCCAGTTCCACGTCGACGAACTCGTCGCCGAACCGGACGGGGTCGCCACGCGCTGGACCGCAAGCGGGACCCACACCGAGCCGCTGCTCGACATCGAGCCGACAGGGAGGACCGTCACCCTGTCCGGCATGCGGATGGATACGCTCCGGAACGGACGACTCGCCGAAACGTGGCTCCTCACCGAGCAGTGGAGTCTGCTTCGCCAACTCCGGGACACAGAGGCGGCTACGCCGGTGCCCACGATGGGGCGCATCACCGCGACACCGGTGGTCACGCAACTCTCCGCACCGGCCGAGAACGAGGAACTGGCCCGGGCCGTGGCCGGTTCGGTCTGGACCGAGGGCGACCGAGCGGTGCTCGACCGGGTCCTCGACCCGGACGCCGTCCTCTATCTCGACGCGACGGCGGACCTGGTCGGCCACGATGCGTTCTGGGCGTTCGTCTCCCGGTACCGGGACGCGTTCCCAGATCTACGAGTGACCATCGAGGATATCGTCTCCGAAGGGGACAAGATCGCCGTCCGACAGCGGTTGCGCGGGACTCACGAGGGCCCCATTTTCGGGGTCGGCGCGACCGGGTCGCAGGTCGACGTGGGTCGGATGGTGCTCCACCACATCGACGACGGCCGGATCGTCGAGACGGGGATCGTCGAGGACACGCTGGGCCTCCTCCGGCAACTCGGTGTCCGGGACGAGGTCGTCGAACCGTCGGACACCCCTCAATGA